The Lacerta agilis isolate rLacAgi1 chromosome 5, rLacAgi1.pri, whole genome shotgun sequence genome has a segment encoding these proteins:
- the CHUK gene encoding inhibitor of nuclear factor kappa-B kinase subunit alpha, which translates to MERPPSLRGGPPGSAACEPWEMRERLGTGGFGNVSLYQHRDLGTKIAIKSCRLELSVKNKDRWCHEIQIMKKLNHPNIVKACEVPDEMNFLVNDVPLLAMEYCCKGDLRKLLNLPENCCGLKESQILSLLSDIGYGIQYLHENRIIHRDLKPENIVLQEEGGKIIHKIIDLGYAKDLDQGSLCTSFVGTLQYLAPELFDNKPYTTSVDFWSFGTVVFESIAGFRPFLHNQQPFTWHDKIKKKDPKYIFAWEEMTGEVRFSPHLPNPNSLCSIIVEMMESWLQLMLNWDPQQRGGGPDPETGNLRCFQLMDQILGLKIVHILNMTSAKILSFSLLPEESLHSLQSRIESETGISTGNQELLLEMGICLDPRKPASQCVIDGVRGWDSYMVYLFDKSKTIYEGPFASRSLSECVNYIVQESRIQLPIVQLRKIWAEAVHYIIGLKEDYSRLFQGQRAAMLSLLRYNANLTKMKNNMVSASQQLKAKLKFFQQSIHLDLEKYSDQMTYGISSEKMLKAWKEMEEKALQCEQAGDIGYLDEQIMALHTEIVELQRSPHARRQGELMENLEQRAIELYKQLKPRPPDHSYSDSTEMVKIIVHTVHTQDRVLKELFKHLSKLLGSKQKIIDLLPKIEVALNNIKEADNSVMQMQAKRQREIWHLLKIACTQSSAKSPVSSNVDGTITSSVPALLSPGNALQPLSSMETSRNVPPFAHLIEENLSYLDNFSTIIQEAKRDQNNSMMSLDWNWLN; encoded by the exons GCTGAACCATCCCAATATTGTAAAAGCCTGTGAAGTGCCTGACGAGATGAATTTCCTTGTCAACGATGTCCCACTTTTGGCTATGGAATATTGCTGCAAAGGAGATCTCAGGAAG CTGTTGAACTTACCGGAAAATTGCTGCGGCCTTAAAGAGAGTCAAATACTTTCTCTTCTTAGCGACATCG GTTATGGTATCCAGTACTTGCATGAAAACAGAATAATACACAGGGACCTAAAACCTGAGAATATTGTTCTTCAGGAAGAAGGTGGAAAA ATAATTCACAAAATAATAGACTTGGGATATGCCAAGGATCTGGATCAAGGAAGCTTATGCACATCTTTTGTTGGGACCTTACAGTATTTG gcaccagAACTCTTTGATAATAAGCCATATACAACTTCTGTAGACTTCTGGAGCTTTGGAACTGTTGTCTTTGAGAGCATTGCAGGATTTAGACCATTTTTACACAACCAGCAGCCTTTTACCTG GCATGATAAAATCAAGAAGAAGGATCCGAAATACATTTTTGCATGGGAAGAGATGACTGGGGAAGTTAGATTCAGTCCTCATCTGCCAAATCCCAACAGCCTCTGCAG TATAATTGTAGAAATGATGGAGAGCTGGCTGCAACTGATGCTAAATTGGGATCCACAGCAGAGAGGGGGTGGTCCAGATCCAGAAACTGGTAATTTGAGATGTTTCCAATTAATGGATCAAATACTGGGTTTGAAG ataGTTCACATCTTAAATATGACTTCTGCCAAGATCCTGTCTTTTTCATTGCTCCCCGAGGAAAGTCTCCATTCTCTTCAGTCTCGCATTGAGTCGGAGACCGGGATCAGCACAGGGAACCAGGAGCTTTTGCTTGAGATGGGAATTTGCCTTGACCCTCGGAAGCCAGCCTCTCAGTGTGTTATTGATGGCGTA AGAGGCTGGGATAGCTACATGGTTTATTTGTTTGATAAAAGCAAAACTATCTACGAAGGCCCCTTTGCTTCTAGGAGTCTGTCCGAGTGTGTAAATTATATTG TGCAAGAGAGCAGAATTCAGCTGCCCATTGTGCAGCTTCGTAAGATATGGGCTGAAGCTGTGCATTACATCATTGGACTAAAAGAAGATTACAGCCGGCTGTTCCAGGGGCAAAGAGCTGCAAT GCTGAGTCTTCTCAGGTACAATGCCAATTTAaccaaaatgaaaaacaacatggTGTCGGCGTCTCAGCAACTGAAAGCAAAGCTGAAATTCTTTCAGCAGAGCATCCACCTTGACTTGGAGAAATACAGTGATCAGATGACATACGGAATAT CCTCGGAAAAGATGCTGAAAGCctggaaagaaatggaagaaaaggcCTTGCAGTGTGaacag GCTGGAGATATTGGCTACTTGGATGAGCAGATCATGGCTTTGCACACTGAGATTGTAGAACTGCAGAGGAGTCCCCATGCACGGCGTCAGGGCGAACTCATGGAAAATCT TGAGCAAAGAGCTATAGAACTCTACAAGCAATTAAAACCAAGACCCCCAG ATCATTCCTACAGTGACAGCACAGAGATGGTGAAGATCATAGTCCATACAGTTCACACTCAAGATCGCGTGCTCAAGGAACTCTTCAAACATCTTAG CAAACTGTTGGGTAGTAAACAGAAGATTATTGATTTGCTTCCAAAGATTGAAGTGGCTCTGAATAATATCAAAGAGGCTGACAATTCAGTGATGCAGATGCAAGCGAAAAGGCAGCGGGAAATCTGGCATTTGCTGAAAATTGCTTGT acCCAGAGTTCTGCTAAATCTCCTGTTAGTTCCAATGTGGATGGCACAATTACATCCTCAGTGCCTGCATTGCTCTCACCAGGAAATGCTCTTCAACCTCTTTCTTCTATGGAAACATCTAGAAATGT GCCACCATTTGCACATTTGATAGAAGAAAATCTAAGCTACCTCGACAATTTTAGCACTATTATACAAGAAGCAAAACGTGACCAGAATAACAGCATGATG AGTCTCGATTGGAATTGGCTAAATTAG